From Neobacillus sp. PS2-9, the proteins below share one genomic window:
- a CDS encoding DUF3445 domain-containing protein, with translation MKQSDGLDSFPYPFKEDVYRYSNNSVPMNHPISIEITQSYPEEIELKRELLTAHPERCFQSLRHTIKGQWEILDLVMEHLGTHYPDKFGLDKKGDNWTFTNHLLQEKQSFIFGDESTLPCEPLNYIGRHVQEDLIFMMQRDNDLFLDAGQLCFPANWSLAFDLGMNFKEIHQPIPGFKDEELDERILQFLLKLEPGNPWWRKNWSLMAGNRLDTSLETFDVWGKGRKQVTKENAGEFVHLRVEVQKLFRLPRTGGILFTIHTHLLPLEKLEAKPEWLNQFYQILQELPPYIVEYKGLSLFRGAVLEYLREQVESRKAL, from the coding sequence ATGAAGCAGAGTGATGGTTTGGATTCATTTCCATATCCATTTAAAGAAGATGTATATCGCTATTCTAATAACTCAGTACCAATGAATCATCCGATTAGTATTGAGATTACCCAAAGTTATCCAGAGGAAATCGAGCTTAAGCGTGAACTTCTTACAGCCCACCCTGAACGTTGTTTTCAATCCCTGCGGCATACGATAAAAGGTCAGTGGGAAATCCTAGATTTAGTGATGGAGCATCTAGGAACCCATTATCCAGACAAATTTGGATTAGATAAAAAAGGTGATAACTGGACGTTTACTAATCACCTTTTACAAGAAAAGCAAAGCTTCATTTTTGGAGATGAGTCCACTTTACCATGTGAGCCGCTTAACTATATTGGCAGACATGTCCAAGAAGACTTGATCTTTATGATGCAGCGAGATAACGATTTATTTCTAGATGCTGGCCAGCTCTGTTTCCCTGCCAATTGGTCTTTGGCCTTCGATTTGGGAATGAACTTTAAAGAGATTCATCAGCCGATCCCGGGCTTTAAAGACGAAGAACTTGATGAACGGATTCTTCAATTCTTACTGAAGCTGGAACCAGGGAATCCATGGTGGCGTAAAAACTGGTCCTTAATGGCTGGGAACCGACTAGATACCTCCCTTGAAACCTTTGATGTTTGGGGAAAGGGGAGAAAACAAGTTACAAAGGAAAATGCAGGGGAGTTTGTTCATCTCCGTGTGGAGGTCCAGAAATTATTCCGTTTGCCTCGAACAGGAGGAATTCTTTTTACCATCCATACCCACCTACTTCCTTTGGAAAAATTAGAAGCTAAACCTGAATGGCTAAATCAGTTCTATCAAATCCTTCAGGAATTGCCGCCTTATATAGTCGAGTATAAAGGGCTCTCCCTATTCAGGGGTGCAGTCCTAGAGTATTTAAGAGAACAGGTGGAAAGTAGGAAAGCTTTGTGA
- a CDS encoding exonuclease domain-containing protein translates to MIILHSLEKLGLLVDVETTGLGPTKDEVIELALKLFSYRTDSGEIIDIIEEDSFLREPLSRSARNNYDTAYRVHGIPYELVKGKTFLDGKIKTYFHRADSVFAHNASFDRSFLYHMYPEVNDLKWYCTMRGVPWKNYGFSNGKLLTLLQAHDITEYQTHRALDDITYLMDLLKKTSPKGNLYLQEVLEKGPMKKYQPAATRTKLG, encoded by the coding sequence ATGATCATTTTGCATAGTTTAGAAAAGCTTGGGTTGCTTGTGGACGTTGAAACAACAGGTTTAGGTCCTACCAAGGATGAGGTTATTGAATTAGCCTTGAAGCTGTTTTCTTATCGAACGGATTCAGGGGAGATTATCGATATTATTGAAGAGGACTCTTTTTTACGTGAACCGCTTTCTCGTTCTGCAAGGAATAATTATGATACTGCGTATCGTGTTCACGGAATTCCTTATGAGTTAGTAAAAGGAAAAACCTTTCTTGATGGGAAAATAAAAACGTACTTTCATCGTGCAGACTCTGTATTTGCCCATAATGCTTCTTTTGACCGGAGCTTTCTTTATCATATGTATCCAGAGGTTAATGATCTGAAGTGGTATTGTACGATGAGAGGGGTACCATGGAAAAATTATGGTTTTTCAAACGGCAAACTTCTGACTTTATTGCAAGCACATGACATTACAGAGTATCAAACACATAGGGCACTAGATGATATTACATACTTGATGGATTTGCTAAAGAAAACAAGTCCGAAAGGGAACCTCTATCTCCAAGAAGTGCTTGAAAAGGGACCGATGAAAAAATATCAACCAGCTGCTACACGAACTAAATTAGGCTAA
- a CDS encoding sugar phosphate isomerase/epimerase, producing MYTLREESEVDFVGTLRKVAELGFNGVEFAGYGGLPVREVKKVLDELGLQAAASHVPLEDLESNLEQVIEDQKLLGSKYVVCPYLLPERRTEKDYHALILLLEQAGEKCRQEGITLCYHNHDFELERLSDGRTALESIFEDTNAANVKAELDVYWLTKAGEKPVAWMNRYRNRTPLIHLKDMTTDEEQYFSELGTGGVDIESALNLGVDAGVDWWIIEQDFSRRTPFESIEISLNYLKEKLTSK from the coding sequence ATGTACACCTTAAGGGAAGAATCTGAAGTGGATTTTGTTGGTACTTTAAGGAAAGTGGCAGAGCTTGGATTCAACGGGGTGGAATTTGCTGGATACGGTGGATTACCAGTTCGAGAAGTAAAAAAGGTCTTGGATGAATTGGGGCTTCAAGCTGCAGCAAGCCATGTGCCTCTTGAGGACTTAGAGTCGAATTTGGAACAAGTAATAGAAGACCAAAAACTACTAGGTAGCAAATATGTTGTCTGTCCTTACCTCCTACCCGAACGTCGGACAGAAAAAGATTATCATGCATTAATTCTTCTTTTAGAGCAAGCGGGTGAAAAGTGTCGTCAAGAAGGCATTACTCTTTGCTATCATAACCACGATTTTGAATTAGAACGACTCTCTGACGGAAGGACAGCGTTAGAATCCATATTTGAAGATACTAATGCCGCAAACGTGAAGGCAGAACTAGATGTTTATTGGCTGACCAAAGCTGGTGAAAAGCCAGTGGCGTGGATGAACCGATACAGAAATCGTACTCCTCTCATCCATTTAAAAGATATGACAACAGATGAGGAACAATATTTTTCTGAACTTGGAACAGGTGGGGTTGATATTGAAAGCGCACTCAATTTAGGAGTGGACGCTGGTGTAGACTGGTGGATCATCGAGCAGGATTTCAGCCGCCGGACCCCGTTTGAAAGCATTGAAATAAGTCTAAATTACTTAAAAGAAAAGCTGACGTCTAAATAA
- a CDS encoding citrate synthase/methylcitrate synthase, with protein sequence MLHKGLKGIVAADTAISHIDGENGQLIYRGYEIRSLTQKYSFEETAYLLWYGEFPNAEQLGILKDRMRNERVLQDNIRQIIDLLPPSMDMMSVIRTAISAEGGNSDYTWKPTLPQAIRLTSLVPTIIAYRKRKLEGNTFVPPRMDLDHVENYLYMLSGHLPLAAHVESLETYMILTLEHGMNASTFSARVTASTESDIVSAVTSAIGTMKGPLHGGAPSGVIELLNEIALVGDPESVLKEKLTKGEKLMGFGHRVYKTHDPRAISLKSKLLELVGKDDWLDLAMKVEETAVKVLAEIKPGRSVYTNVEFYAAAIMKAINMEAELFTPTFTASRMVGWTAHILEQAENNTIYRPQSNYVGALK encoded by the coding sequence ATGTTGCACAAAGGTTTGAAAGGAATTGTTGCTGCGGATACAGCCATTAGTCATATAGATGGAGAAAATGGTCAACTCATTTATAGGGGATATGAAATCAGGAGTCTTACACAAAAATACTCCTTCGAGGAAACGGCCTACCTCCTTTGGTACGGGGAATTCCCCAATGCCGAACAGCTAGGAATTTTGAAAGATAGGATGAGAAATGAACGGGTTCTCCAAGACAATATTAGGCAAATAATTGATCTGCTGCCACCTTCCATGGATATGATGAGTGTCATTCGGACGGCAATTTCAGCAGAAGGCGGTAATTCTGATTATACCTGGAAGCCCACTCTACCACAGGCAATAAGATTAACCTCTCTTGTTCCGACAATTATTGCCTACCGGAAACGAAAGCTCGAAGGTAACACGTTTGTTCCTCCGCGGATGGATTTAGATCATGTGGAAAATTATCTTTATATGCTTTCTGGACACCTTCCACTAGCTGCACATGTGGAATCTCTTGAGACCTATATGATTTTAACTCTTGAACATGGTATGAATGCTTCTACTTTTTCAGCGAGAGTGACAGCTTCAACGGAATCAGATATCGTATCAGCCGTCACTTCTGCAATAGGTACGATGAAAGGACCGCTTCATGGTGGTGCCCCGTCAGGAGTCATTGAGCTTCTAAATGAAATAGCTTTAGTTGGTGATCCTGAAAGTGTGTTAAAGGAGAAGTTAACTAAAGGAGAAAAATTGATGGGGTTCGGACACAGAGTTTATAAAACTCATGATCCGCGAGCTATTTCCTTAAAGAGTAAACTCTTAGAGCTTGTTGGTAAAGATGACTGGTTGGACCTAGCGATGAAGGTAGAAGAAACCGCGGTGAAGGTATTGGCTGAAATCAAACCGGGGCGTTCCGTTTATACAAACGTGGAGTTTTACGCTGCCGCCATCATGAAAGCCATAAACATGGAAGCAGAGCTTTTCACCCCAACCTTTACCGCAAGCAGAATGGTGGGATGGACAGCTCATATCCTAGAACAGGCAGAAAACAATACTATCTACCGCCCTCAATCAAACTATGTCGGAGCACTCAAATAA
- a CDS encoding LysR family transcriptional regulator — protein MEFQWLNTFVTAADCGNFRRTAELLFISQPSVTVHIKQLEKELGILLFHREGRKIKLTEEGKRYLIHAKRLLEVYQHGLEDLNTFTQGYTRKLTLGISPLIADTILPYVLKSYTKQYPEVEISVKIIESVEIEQAVLKEEVDLGLSCLNSTNQSLICKLLAKDNVILVAPHDGRDSESAPPLDEEEVLTTNYLLTHNHPGYWDLLSRVVKSKYPSVRMMKVSQVHITKRFIIEGLGVSFLPTSTVRRELLEGRLIEVHCESIKLPEANTHAIMKYEHSKQIEFLKFISNFRW, from the coding sequence ATGGAGTTTCAGTGGCTTAATACATTTGTTACGGCAGCAGATTGTGGGAATTTTAGAAGAACGGCAGAACTATTATTCATTTCACAACCTTCTGTAACGGTTCATATAAAACAGCTGGAAAAAGAGCTGGGTATTCTTTTATTTCATCGAGAGGGAAGAAAAATTAAACTGACCGAGGAAGGTAAACGATATTTGATTCACGCGAAGAGATTGCTGGAGGTTTATCAGCATGGTCTCGAGGATTTGAATACCTTTACTCAAGGATACACAAGGAAGTTAACACTTGGTATATCACCTCTAATCGCTGATACGATTTTACCTTACGTATTAAAAAGCTATACAAAGCAGTATCCAGAAGTGGAGATTTCTGTCAAAATTATTGAATCTGTTGAAATTGAACAGGCTGTCTTAAAGGAAGAAGTAGATTTGGGGCTGTCTTGTTTGAACAGTACAAATCAGAGTTTGATTTGTAAGCTTTTAGCTAAAGATAACGTAATATTAGTTGCCCCACACGATGGGAGAGACTCAGAATCAGCACCTCCCTTAGATGAAGAAGAAGTGTTAACAACCAATTATCTGTTAACTCACAATCATCCAGGTTATTGGGATCTTCTTTCAAGAGTGGTAAAAAGTAAGTATCCAAGTGTTCGAATGATGAAGGTGTCACAGGTGCACATTACCAAAAGGTTTATTATTGAGGGGTTAGGAGTGTCCTTCCTGCCAACCTCTACTGTGAGAAGAGAGTTATTAGAAGGCAGATTGATTGAAGTACATTGTGAATCTATCAAATTGCCTGAAGCTAACACCCACGCGATTATGAAATATGAACATTCAAAACAAATAGAGTTTCTCAAGTTTATTTCCAACTTTAGATGGTAG
- a CDS encoding TetR/AcrR family transcriptional regulator: MSPRPKVALDLTTILEAAGKLADQQGMQEVTLANLAKKLNIRPPSLYNHFEGLPGLRKQLAIYGIDRLYAEMAHAAIGVSGTEAVLAMSQAYVNFARMHPGVYEATLLAPDPEDVEVQQAGAKIVELSVRVLSAYRLEEDRALHAVRGLRSILHGFSSLEQKGGFKLSLDLDESLLMIIQAFLAGMEKGS, encoded by the coding sequence ATGTCACCAAGACCAAAAGTAGCACTGGACTTAACAACGATACTTGAAGCAGCAGGGAAGCTGGCGGATCAACAGGGAATGCAAGAGGTTACACTTGCAAACCTGGCTAAAAAGCTAAATATCCGCCCTCCTTCCTTATATAATCACTTTGAGGGTTTACCGGGCCTTAGGAAGCAATTAGCCATTTATGGCATTGACCGGCTGTATGCGGAAATGGCTCATGCGGCGATTGGGGTGTCAGGCACCGAAGCGGTACTAGCCATGAGCCAGGCATATGTAAATTTTGCGCGGATGCACCCTGGCGTTTATGAGGCAACCCTACTCGCACCTGATCCAGAAGATGTGGAGGTGCAGCAAGCAGGAGCAAAAATAGTGGAGCTTTCAGTAAGGGTATTAAGTGCCTATCGTTTAGAGGAAGATCGGGCTTTGCATGCCGTAAGAGGATTGCGCAGTATTTTACATGGTTTTTCTTCCCTAGAGCAAAAAGGTGGATTTAAACTTTCTTTGGATTTGGATGAAAGCTTGTTAATGATTATTCAAGCATTTCTTGCCGGAATGGAAAAAGGTTCCTAA
- a CDS encoding PDR/VanB family oxidoreductase encodes MLKEKTIPVYVKSIIQETPQVKRFTLAPVEETSLPAFSAGSHITTYIDGKERNYSLTNHPDTMDSYQIAIRLSETSTGGSLYWHHEVKVGDTVRVSYPRNHFPLSFKAKHHVFYAAGIGVTPFISMMLELKDQGSSFELHYAARSKELCAFYDFLQANFPHQSHFYFSKGNEAKRLQETTLLEHRIGTHVYFCGPDSFMTDLTEAAVRFDYPRSSIHHERFAPPRPKNAASFQAQLTRGEVIHVEKDQTFLDALLEAGIQAPFSCRVGRCGTCELKVFDGIVDHYDSFLSEEQKSAQNVILTCVSRAKSGKLVIDF; translated from the coding sequence ATGCTTAAAGAAAAAACAATTCCTGTCTATGTGAAATCCATCATTCAAGAAACCCCACAGGTGAAACGTTTTACACTGGCCCCAGTGGAAGAGACTTCGTTACCAGCCTTTAGTGCAGGTTCACATATAACTACATATATCGATGGAAAGGAAAGAAATTATTCGTTAACAAATCATCCAGATACAATGGACAGCTATCAGATTGCCATCCGCTTAAGTGAAACCTCCACTGGAGGCTCACTTTATTGGCATCACGAGGTAAAAGTAGGGGATACGGTTAGGGTCAGTTATCCTAGGAACCATTTTCCATTAAGCTTTAAGGCAAAGCATCATGTGTTTTATGCAGCAGGAATTGGTGTAACGCCCTTTATTTCTATGATGCTGGAGCTAAAGGATCAAGGGTCTTCGTTTGAACTGCACTATGCAGCAAGATCAAAAGAGCTTTGCGCCTTTTATGATTTTTTACAGGCTAATTTCCCACATCAATCTCATTTTTATTTTTCAAAAGGAAATGAGGCGAAGCGACTGCAGGAAACCACACTTTTGGAGCATCGAATTGGAACACATGTCTATTTCTGTGGGCCGGATTCATTTATGACAGACTTAACAGAAGCAGCGGTTCGATTTGATTATCCGAGGTCGAGCATCCATCATGAACGGTTTGCACCACCCCGACCTAAGAATGCCGCATCCTTTCAAGCTCAACTCACTCGTGGAGAAGTGATTCATGTTGAAAAAGACCAGACATTTTTGGATGCCTTGTTAGAAGCAGGAATTCAAGCACCCTTTTCTTGTCGGGTGGGACGCTGCGGAACCTGCGAATTGAAAGTTTTTGATGGTATAGTCGATCATTATGATTCTTTTTTAAGTGAAGAACAAAAGAGTGCCCAAAATGTGATATTGACCTGTGTATCAAGAGCTAAATCAGGAAAATTAGTGATAGATTTTTAA
- a CDS encoding GNAT family N-acetyltransferase, whose amino-acid sequence MNEYQIRPGVKEDEEFLWEMLYQAIFIPEGEPRPSRDILREPHIAQAMEGWGREGDSALIAMDSDHTPIGAVWVRLFNDTNKTYGYVDEKTPLLGMALLPEHRGKGIGKALLGEMLKVTRESGFSAVSLSVDPNNPALHLYQKFGFKQIGVDGTSWDMVVKF is encoded by the coding sequence TTGAACGAATATCAAATTAGACCTGGCGTAAAAGAAGATGAAGAATTCCTTTGGGAAATGTTATACCAAGCCATTTTTATTCCCGAAGGAGAACCTCGACCTTCGAGAGATATTTTGAGGGAACCACATATCGCTCAAGCCATGGAAGGCTGGGGACGTGAGGGGGACTCCGCATTGATTGCGATGGATTCCGACCATACTCCCATTGGTGCAGTATGGGTTCGCTTATTTAATGACACGAATAAGACCTATGGCTATGTGGATGAAAAAACTCCTTTATTAGGAATGGCCCTTCTTCCTGAGCACAGAGGAAAAGGAATCGGCAAAGCGCTTCTCGGAGAGATGCTAAAAGTAACTAGAGAATCAGGATTTAGCGCGGTCTCTTTAAGCGTAGACCCCAACAATCCGGCTCTTCACCTCTATCAAAAGTTTGGCTTTAAACAGATAGGTGTAGACGGAACATCATGGGATATGGTAGTAAAGTTTTAA
- a CDS encoding ThuA domain-containing protein — protein sequence MLNVTVWNENRHEQKNPVVRDIYPNGIHGAIAAFLEAEGFNTRTATLDEPEHGLTDEVLANTDVLVWWGHLAHGEVKDEIVQKVQHRVLDGMGLIVLHSGHFSKIFKTLMGTSCDLKWREADEKERLWVVSPSHPITEGISEYIELEKEEMYGEHFDIPQPDELIFTSWFEGGEVFRSGCTYKRGNGKVFYFRPGHETYPTYHNKEIQRVISNAVKWAKPVKRERPVYGNAKPLEVIKGGK from the coding sequence ATGTTAAACGTAACAGTATGGAATGAAAACCGACATGAACAGAAAAACCCTGTGGTTAGAGATATTTACCCAAATGGAATTCACGGTGCAATTGCCGCATTTCTTGAAGCGGAAGGTTTCAACACTAGAACAGCTACATTAGATGAACCTGAGCATGGCTTAACAGATGAAGTACTGGCAAATACAGATGTGTTAGTTTGGTGGGGACATCTCGCACACGGCGAAGTAAAAGATGAAATTGTGCAAAAGGTGCAGCATCGCGTCCTTGATGGCATGGGACTCATTGTTCTCCACTCTGGCCATTTTTCAAAAATCTTTAAAACATTAATGGGAACAAGCTGCGATCTGAAATGGAGGGAAGCAGATGAAAAGGAACGGCTCTGGGTTGTAAGTCCAAGCCATCCTATCACAGAAGGAATCTCAGAATATATCGAACTTGAAAAAGAAGAAATGTACGGAGAGCACTTTGATATCCCGCAGCCAGATGAGCTGATTTTTACCAGTTGGTTTGAAGGTGGAGAAGTATTCCGCAGCGGCTGTACGTATAAGCGCGGAAACGGTAAGGTTTTCTACTTCCGTCCAGGACATGAAACCTATCCGACTTATCATAACAAAGAAATTCAGCGTGTCATTAGCAATGCGGTTAAATGGGCTAAGCCAGTGAAACGCGAACGTCCAGTTTACGGAAATGCCAAGCCATTAGAAGTGATTAAAGGAGGAAAATAA
- a CDS encoding VOC family protein, which translates to MTVRLIPYLVMDGNAKEAIQFYEKALDAQVLFSQSFGEMPENPEFPLPSEAKDRISHATIKVGETEVMLSDTFPGQPHQIGTQVTICISTNDAEKAKKFFEALTEDGQVGMPLQETFFSPAYGIVTDKFGVTFQIFTEGRH; encoded by the coding sequence ATGACAGTAAGATTAATTCCCTATTTAGTCATGGACGGAAATGCGAAAGAAGCCATTCAGTTTTACGAAAAGGCTTTAGATGCACAGGTTCTTTTTAGTCAAAGTTTCGGTGAAATGCCTGAAAATCCTGAATTCCCTCTGCCTTCTGAAGCAAAGGATCGTATTAGCCATGCAACGATCAAAGTAGGGGAAACGGAAGTAATGCTGTCTGATACGTTCCCAGGTCAGCCCCATCAAATTGGAACACAAGTCACTATCTGCATTAGCACGAACGATGCAGAAAAAGCCAAGAAGTTTTTTGAAGCATTGACGGAAGATGGTCAAGTGGGTATGCCATTACAAGAAACCTTCTTCAGCCCAGCCTACGGGATTGTAACAGACAAGTTCGGTGTTACCTTCCAAATTTTCACTGAAGGCAGACATTAG
- a CDS encoding AraC family transcriptional regulator — MSLKIYFCGYSYHTQGYYSQHKSGFPGYLFRLQTEGFCEVVVKGKRRTLEKGDLLIIQPGDYYELLVEAGQSSADYHLSCKGDWVDEWWERSAKLTISKIDLDEKTMALWRHLSVEERRPSSEENKELSEYLLRALCLSLERAVNETAPSFNRPYTVTRMMRFIEEHATTSFKVEEVAKHAGLSVSRSVHLFKSSVGKTMIEYALEVRLSAAMERMKYTTMTLEQIAEDCGFGSYPYFHRVFQKRYGIAPGAYRRQDK, encoded by the coding sequence ATGAGCTTGAAGATCTATTTCTGCGGATATTCCTACCATACACAAGGGTATTATTCTCAGCATAAATCGGGATTTCCTGGATACCTTTTTCGACTACAAACGGAAGGTTTCTGTGAAGTAGTCGTAAAAGGAAAACGAAGGACTCTTGAAAAGGGTGACCTTTTGATTATTCAACCAGGTGATTATTATGAGTTATTAGTTGAGGCCGGCCAAAGCAGCGCGGATTACCATTTATCATGCAAAGGGGACTGGGTGGATGAATGGTGGGAACGTTCGGCAAAGCTTACGATCTCTAAAATAGATTTGGACGAAAAAACAATGGCTCTCTGGCGTCATCTAAGTGTGGAGGAACGCCGGCCGTCATCTGAGGAAAATAAGGAGCTTTCTGAATACCTACTCAGAGCACTTTGTTTATCCTTAGAACGAGCAGTTAATGAAACGGCTCCCTCCTTTAATAGGCCCTATACAGTTACACGAATGATGCGCTTTATTGAAGAGCATGCAACAACCTCCTTTAAAGTAGAAGAAGTGGCGAAGCACGCTGGTCTTAGCGTTTCTCGCTCAGTTCATTTGTTTAAAAGCAGTGTTGGAAAAACAATGATTGAGTACGCCCTCGAAGTCCGTTTGTCTGCTGCGATGGAGCGAATGAAATACACCACGATGACACTTGAGCAAATTGCCGAGGATTGCGGTTTCGGATCCTACCCATATTTTCATAGAGTATTTCAAAAAAGGTATGGAATAGCTCCCGGGGCGTATAGGAGGCAAGATAAATAA
- a CDS encoding DoxX family membrane protein has product MLVNWLRENKVAAGILTVLRLYIGYSWITAGFHKLADGFDASGYLKGAIANPVKGPDGALVYGWYVDFLKHFALPNVDIFNTIVPLGEFLIGLGLLLGCLTTAAMFFGLVMNFSFFLAGTVSHIPTDLFIGAIILFSGYNAGRIGLDRWVIPFIRKTVFKGNKTVKATV; this is encoded by the coding sequence ATGCTAGTAAATTGGTTAAGAGAAAACAAAGTTGCTGCAGGAATTTTGACAGTTCTTCGCTTATATATCGGTTACTCTTGGATAACAGCTGGTTTCCACAAGTTAGCCGACGGTTTTGATGCTTCTGGTTATTTAAAGGGAGCGATTGCTAATCCGGTAAAAGGACCAGATGGCGCTTTGGTTTATGGATGGTATGTGGACTTCTTAAAACATTTTGCTCTTCCAAACGTTGATATCTTTAATACAATTGTTCCACTCGGTGAATTTTTAATAGGTCTTGGACTTCTTCTTGGATGCTTAACAACTGCTGCTATGTTCTTTGGTCTTGTGATGAATTTCTCTTTCTTCTTAGCTGGAACTGTATCTCATATTCCAACAGACCTTTTCATTGGAGCGATCATCTTATTTTCTGGTTACAATGCAGGCCGCATCGGTCTTGACCGCTGGGTAATTCCATTTATTCGCAAAACTGTTTTTAAAGGTAATAAAACTGTTAAAGCAACGGTTTAA
- a CDS encoding MBL fold metallo-hydrolase: MRIIKNGYLYQVTFMANFFPVNCYLVEEEEGLTLIDAALGFCAKGILQAAEKIGKPITKIILTHAHEDHVGALDAIKERLAEVPVYISIRDHRLMNGDRTLDSHEEATPIKGGVPKKLKTRANVLLKEGDLIGSLTAIETPGHTPGSLSFLDLRTKAVIAGDAFQTRGGVAVAGDIKPLFPFPAFGTWSKRTALASAKKLVSYEPTLLAVGHGEMVENPVPVMERAIQHLEQKIG, encoded by the coding sequence ATGAGAATTATTAAAAACGGATACCTGTATCAAGTTACGTTTATGGCCAATTTTTTTCCAGTCAATTGCTATTTAGTGGAGGAAGAGGAAGGATTAACGTTGATTGATGCGGCACTTGGTTTCTGTGCAAAGGGGATTCTTCAGGCTGCTGAGAAAATCGGGAAACCCATTACAAAGATTATATTGACGCATGCACATGAGGACCATGTCGGAGCATTGGATGCAATTAAAGAAAGGCTGGCTGAGGTACCGGTTTATATCTCCATACGCGATCATCGATTAATGAATGGCGACCGCACGCTTGATTCACACGAAGAAGCCACACCGATAAAAGGTGGAGTTCCAAAGAAGTTGAAGACAAGAGCAAATGTATTATTGAAGGAAGGGGACCTGATTGGGTCACTTACAGCAATCGAAACTCCAGGCCATACACCGGGATCTTTATCTTTTTTAGACTTACGGACTAAGGCAGTAATTGCAGGGGATGCTTTCCAAACAAGAGGTGGAGTGGCAGTGGCAGGAGATATAAAACCATTGTTCCCATTCCCTGCCTTTGGTACATGGAGTAAGCGGACGGCACTTGCCAGTGCAAAGAAATTAGTGAGTTACGAACCAACTCTTCTTGCAGTTGGGCACGGAGAAATGGTAGAAAATCCTGTACCAGTTATGGAACGGGCCATTCAACATTTAGAGCAGAAGATCGGATAG
- a CDS encoding endonuclease/exonuclease/phosphatase family protein, producing the protein MRLLTLNCHSWHEENQLEKIKYLAQTIKEKSYDVIALQEVSQGLEAEYVDGKVKKNNYVYVLLQELEKLDVAEYFLVWDVSHYIKNGTYEEGVAILTKHPIVKEHSFFVSDSVDYATNWKTRRIVGATISYNNKLLTFYSCHMGWWHDEEEPFKGQVDKLLQQINLDQTVYLMGDFNNDASLKEEGYEYLINHCLYDTYQMTDDKDEGITVKGKIAGWSNNKQDLRIDLILANKPVQVDYSKVIFNNVNRMVVSDHFGVEVNLSEEF; encoded by the coding sequence ATGAGACTTTTAACTTTAAATTGCCATTCATGGCATGAGGAAAATCAATTAGAAAAGATAAAATACTTGGCACAAACCATTAAGGAAAAATCATATGATGTCATTGCATTGCAAGAGGTAAGTCAAGGACTTGAAGCGGAGTATGTGGACGGGAAAGTTAAGAAAAACAATTATGTATATGTTTTGTTACAAGAGTTAGAAAAGCTGGATGTCGCTGAATATTTCTTAGTGTGGGATGTATCCCACTATATTAAAAATGGCACCTATGAGGAAGGCGTTGCCATTCTAACGAAGCATCCAATCGTTAAGGAGCACTCATTCTTCGTTTCCGACAGTGTAGATTACGCTACTAACTGGAAAACACGTAGAATTGTTGGAGCAACCATTTCCTACAATAACAAATTACTAACCTTTTATTCCTGTCATATGGGGTGGTGGCACGATGAAGAGGAACCCTTTAAAGGGCAAGTGGACAAGCTGCTGCAGCAAATAAATTTGGATCAGACCGTTTATCTCATGGGTGATTTTAATAACGATGCTTCTCTAAAGGAAGAGGGTTATGAGTATTTGATCAACCATTGTCTTTATGATACATACCAAATGACGGATGATAAAGATGAAGGAATTACCGTCAAAGGGAAAATTGCAGGTTGGAGCAACAACAAGCAAGATTTACGAATTGATTTAATTTTAGCTAATAAGCCTGTTCAGGTAGACTATTCAAAGGTAATCTTTAATAATGTCAATAGAATGGTTGTATCTGACCATTTTGGTGTAGAAGTTAACTTATCCGAAGAATTCTAA